A region of the Stieleria neptunia genome:
GTGACCGATTCGCATGTCCGCTGGACGCTGGACAAGGGCGTCCCCAAGACCCCTTCGATGTTGGCCGTGGGCGATGAATTGTATTTCGTCGACGACGGAGGCGTCGCCTCGTGCGTCGATGCGACCACGGGCAAGCTGCACTGGAAAGAACGTCTGGGCGGAAAGTATTCCGCGTCCCCGTTTTACGGGGCGGGCCGCATCTATTTCCAAAGCGAAACGGGAAAGACGACGGTCATCGCACCTGGGAAGAAATACAATGAATTGGCGGTCAACGATCTCGGCGACTCCGACCGAACCTTTGCATCGTTCGCGGTGATCGACGAAGCGATCTTGCTGAGAAGTGAAACACAGCTGTACCGCATCGAAACCGAGTAGGTCACGCTGTGCGTGACACATGGCATGCACAGCATGCCCTACGCGACGGCTGCAATGGGTCCCGCGATCGATAGGACCAATCGGACAGATGCGACCGATAAATCCTATGTGTCGCATTGGTCCCATTGCACGATCATTGCCCCGGCGGGCAAGCTTCACACCAGATCCAACACCCGGTCCATCTGCTCAGCGATCTCTACCAAACGTTTGCGGTCACCGCCCTTGACCTCCGCGGTCGCCCAGCCGTGGTAATCGATTTTCGCAAGCTCCGCACGGACCTTGGCCCACTCGATGCTGCCTTCACCGAGCGGCTTGCGAAACCCTTCGCGCATGCCTTCGTTCATCGCGACGGTCAAGTCATACTCTTTGATGTCCAACTTCTTCGCGCGGCGACCGATGACTTCCAACCAGTGCTGCGGCCAACCCCAGCGGACGACGTTGCCGACGTCGAAATAGATCCCCACCATCGGACTGTCGAACGAATCGATGAACCGGGCCATTCCCATCGGCTCGATCAGATACGACGCCCAAACGTTTTCGCACAAGATCATCACACCTTGCTTCTCGGCATGCCCGACCGCTTGCCGGATGATCTGCTTGGTCTCCTCGTAGTTCTGTAAATAGCTGATCTTGCGATCGTATCGAACAACGTGCAAGACCGAGCTGGCGCCGAGCATTTTGGCCTGATCGATCGCGCCGACCAAATCGGGATTGCTGGAATGGACCACGCCATGAATCGGCAAACCGGTTGCTTCACTCGCCTGGGCATAAGACCGAACGAGCGCTTCGTTTTCTTTGCCGAGTTTGACGCGAGGTTCCACGCCATCGAAACCGATGTCGCGGATCATGCGAAATTTTTCCAGCACCGATTCGTTGCCGGTGGCCATGTGCAACTTGATGGCTTTCTTGATCTTGCCGGTGAACTGGCCGGCGGCGGCCTTGTTGGGCAGTGACTGTGTTGCCAGCGCGACGGATGCGGCAGCGGCAGATTTCAAAACGGTGCGTCGATGCATGATGTGAATCCGAGAGTGAAGGCGTTGGGAGGTGTAGGTCACGCTGTGCGTGACGTCTGGCATGCATAGCATGCCCTACCGACTCGATCGCAAGCTGGAAGCTTACGCCACTGGCGACTCGGTCACGAAAGCGACCAACCGGATCGGGGCTCGCGACGGATGAAGGGGTCGGCTTCGGGACAACCGACACACTTCATGTTGACCGGATCCCAAGTGATTTTTTTGCCGACACGATAGGCGACGTTGCCCAAATGATTCGCTTCGGTCAACGGACCGGCGTAACTGAACGGGCTGCCGGTCTGGCCGCCGCTTAAACAGGCCGCCACCCATTCTTCATGGTGCCCTGGCGAATCCGGGATGAACGG
Encoded here:
- a CDS encoding sugar phosphate isomerase/epimerase family protein, which codes for MHRRTVLKSAAAASVALATQSLPNKAAAGQFTGKIKKAIKLHMATGNESVLEKFRMIRDIGFDGVEPRVKLGKENEALVRSYAQASEATGLPIHGVVHSSNPDLVGAIDQAKMLGASSVLHVVRYDRKISYLQNYEETKQIIRQAVGHAEKQGVMILCENVWASYLIEPMGMARFIDSFDSPMVGIYFDVGNVVRWGWPQHWLEVIGRRAKKLDIKEYDLTVAMNEGMREGFRKPLGEGSIEWAKVRAELAKIDYHGWATAEVKGGDRKRLVEIAEQMDRVLDLV